The Thermodesulfobacteriota bacterium genomic sequence TATTTCTCAGTATCAGGCTTTCTCTTATATCTCTTATGGTTTCAACAAATCTCCCATCCTCCTTGACATATATAAGCCCTATGCTTACCGGAAATTTTTTACCGTCCTTGAATAGCCTCTCCGTCTCGTAGTTTATAACCTTTTCCCCATTTTTCACATTTTCAAGCCTTTTGGAGAAATCAACCCTTTTCTCGTAGGGTACAATATCCCAAACGGTTTTAACCCTCTTCCTATTGTCGCAAAATAGGCTCTCCGCCGTCTTGTTGAACGCAGTTATCTGACCGGTTTCATCGTATACCAGAATCGCATCGGTGGAGTTGTTGATAATCTTATCGAGCCGTTCCTGGTGCTTGAGTTTTTCTTTCCATACAAACCAAGCTGCCCAGCAGGCAAGAAGAAGGGAAACCGTTATTCCACGGGTAATATACAAATAGTGAAGTGTCTTATAATCAAGATCCTCAAAAAGACTATTCTCCATGAGTTCCCATAGTAGGAAAGTAAACAGCACTATGGTCAGTGAGCTCAGTATTAAGGTTGCCCAAAATCTAGTATGTCTCATATGTTACTTTGACATCTCATTACAACCCTGCTGATCGGTTGATTGAGTTCACTAGCATTTCGCTTCACCAATCAAATTACCGATGTTGCTGAAGCGGGTTAGTGCTCCGCCGGAAAGCTCAGCAAACTCTATGCCAATGGTCTAAACGCTTGAAATATCGTAAAGCCACCGGGGTTTTAAAAGCGAGCACTAACCCTAAATTTTGTAAGAAAATAAGACAACTGACATTCTAGAACAAATTAAGTTCAAAATATGAAGACCAAGAACTGCTGAAATTTTTGGTATGTAATTTGCTAAAATTCAGATGGGAAAAGGTAAAAACTAACTTGGAGGCATTGATTGAAGGTTTCTAGCCCGTCTGGTGACTTCGAAGTACTGATAAAGGATGCAGTTGTGGAGGGTGATTTTGTTGCATTAAAAGGAAAAGTAGGAGTTTGGGAATCTGTAATCTACCTGGGCTCTGGCGACCTCTGGCGTCTTACCAAGATTTTTCTTAGACCTGCCGTATTATTTCTTCTTCTAAGGCTTTGCCTAAAGTTTTTTACAGCAAGCAAAAATAGCGACGGGGCCTAAAAGCCATACTCTGCAACACGATTCTGGTTGAACAGGAAAGAGCCCTAGTATCCTTCCCATCAAACAATCTGTTCAAGCTAGCTATCTGCGATTAGCCACTTCATTCGCCGGGAACGTGCGCCTCTTCTCCCTCGGACTTCAAGCAGGCCTGAATCTTGAGATCTGGCTGTAACCTCACAAATGCTTTATCGCAATCCTTCACCAGCTCTTTGGTGTAGTTGTAAATCTCCTCGGCAAGCAATTTCGAGACAGGGAAGTCCTTCCAGGTAAAGTACTTTTCTTTGACGTCAGACCAATCATGGCAGAGCCAGTCTCTCGGAACTATCCTAGAGGTGAATTCGCTCAGTACCTCGTCTTCCTTCTCCAATTCAACCCCGTCAAGATATATGTACATCCTGGCGCATTTGGGGATAGAGTCTAAGCACTTCTTCTTGACCTCCTCCCAATTTCCTTCCTTCATATCATCCTCCGCCTCGTATATGTTCCTTATGGCATCGAAAAGGTTTATGGCCATGATATCGAGCAGGCTTCCCATGCATTCGCCCCTGGTCTCGGCCTCCATCTTGAAATCTTCCGCTATTCCGGGCTCTGCGTATATCTCCGGGTCGTTGGGGTCGGCCTTTGCAAACGGGGCCAGGACCCGTCTGAAGGAATCAATGCCCACGCGGTCGACAAACTCATAGAACTCCTCTCCGTCGGTCTTGTTCTCCTTCCAGAAATCCACAACCGCCCTTACAAAGAGATGGGCGTTCTTAGCCGGCACCTTTCCGATAACCTGTCCGTATCTTTCCAATTGTTTGAAGGGATTGCCCCCCACCATAACCACATAGTGGGGTGCCAGCTTGCCCCCAACCTTGGAAGACGCACCGTAGAATCCTATATCTCCAACATGGTGCTGACCACAGCTATTGGGGCAGCCGGAGATATTCACCCGAATGCCGGCCAAGTCCTCAACCCTTTCGCCTATATACTCGGCCAGGTTGTATGGATGGGTCACGGCCAGCTTGCATGAAAACGCTCCCGGGCAGGAAACTATCTCCCTCATGGCTTCATTCATGCCACCTATGAATCCACGGCTTTTCAGTTCGGTATGGACATCGTAGAGAAAATCTTCCCCAACCCACGGTAAGAGGATTTTCTGGTGCGGGGTTATTCTTACGTAACCGGCCCCATAAAGCTCGGATAAGTCGGCTATAAACCTGAACTCGTCCGGTTTGAGATTACCTATCGGCGGCTTCACGTAAACCCCGGCGTATCCGTCCTGTTTTTGCTTGAATGTATATTTTTGGAGAAATAGTTGATAAAGATCGTCTCCGGTATCCGGTTTATGAATTGGGCTTTTGAGCCGTTTGGCGTTTTCCTCTCCGTCTTCTCTTCCATTCTTAAGAGGGGCCGGTTTAGGGAAGTTCTCCACATATCTTTGAAGCTCCTCGCTCACCGGTTTTAATCTTTTAAGCCGTTCAAATTCTCTCATCACCAGTTCTTTGAACTTATCAAAGCCTAACCTTGCCACCGTGAACTTGATTCTGGCCTTGTTTCTGTTCTTCCTTTCTTCAACGCCGTATTCATGAAAGACCCGGATTATTGCCTCGGCAAGGGGATAGAATTCGTCTACCGGGACAAAATCAGCTATCGGCTTGGCATAAAAGGGAATGGCACCCAAGCCTCCGCCAACGTAAACCTTGAAACCGTATATGTCTTTACCGTTCTTTCTCACCTGGGCAACCCCGCCAAGGTCATGGATCTTCACCATGGCGTGGTCATCTTCACACTCAGAAAAGGCGATCTTGAACTTTCGGGGAAGGGTGGAAGTCAAAGGATGTCTTAAAAAGTATCTGGTCGTGTATAACGCATACGGCAGGGTATCAAAAACCTCATTCGGGCAAATTCCGGATAAGGAGGACGAGGTCACGTTTCTGACGGTGTTACCGCAGGCCTCGCGGGTGGTTATCCCTACCTCTGCAAGCTCCCTGAGAAGAGAAGGCACGTGCTCCAGCTTAACGAAATGAAGCTGAATGTCCTGTCTCGTAGTGAGATGCCCGTGTCCGGAACCGGCGTATTTCTCGACAACGTCAGCCATGGTGCGAAGCTGCTCCGAGGTGATGAAACCACTCGGGATTTTAATTCTTTGCATGTGTATACCTTCACCCTGGTGCCTGACTCCGTAGGTCCCAAACAGCAACCGGTAAGACCTAAACCTCTCCGGATGAATCTCCCCCTTGAATAGTTTTTTAATCACATCCTCGTACTCGTTTAACTCACTAGACACATCGGTGCCACTGTTTAAGTCTAGCTGGTCCCATATCTTTGACTCATTTGTACTCATAGATATACCTCCTCCCCCTTGCACTGTGGCAAAGTTAATGCCAAGCGAAAGAACGAGATTTGTTTTTTCCTAAGACGTTGTAAAGAGCTAGCAATATTAACAGAATATGCGACTTTTCTCAATATTACCCGCTTTTTCTAGTGGTCCTTGATTCGCACACTAATGTTACAATGATAAGCAATTTGTTGCAAATATAACCACTACAATTAGGTATGGGAGAGCGACTCAGGTAGGCAAAAATAGCAAACTTGTCCAAAATATAAGAGATTGCTTCGCCGTCAAAAGAAAGCGGTTTGCAATGATACCTAGTGTCTTATTATTGCGAGGAGTCTTTCGTCAGAATCTACAACCGGTCGAAGTAATCAGAGCCTACCCTGAGCTCATGATTAACGAGGCCACCGAATGGTTATCCGGCAACACTAAAAGAAGAATTTTTAAGGAGTTCATTCTTCGACCGAGCTCGGAATGAACGGGTGTTTTATTTATCAATCTCAGCGGATGTATATCCGCTCATCCTGAGCCGTGTCGAAGGATGCCAATAATGTTCCCATACCACTCTAGTTTCAGAACAATCCCTTGTACATCCAACCCTCCATGTTATTTTAAACGTTAAAAATTCACATACCAATAACGAAAACCAAAAATGTTTGAATTAGCCAGACGGTACATAAAAACCGGTTTTGTTTTCTTTATATTGGGATTACTTCTCGGTTTATACATGATTGTAAACATACATATACTGGGCAACTGGCCCCAACGACAGTTAATCACCGCCCATGTACATGTCCTTCTTTTCGGCTTCTTGCTATCCCTGATAATGGGTGTGTCTATATGGATGTTTCCCCGCACAACGGACCAAAAGCTTTACAACCCCAAACTGGCCGAGGCGGTCTATTGGCTTCTAACCCTGGGAACGGCAGTCCGGTTCTCCGGAGAAATCGCCAGCAACTATATAGCTCTCAAAGTAATTAACTGGTTAATCGTATTGGGTAGCATCAGTCAAGTGCTGGCCGGGTTTCTATACATATATAACATTTGGTCACGAGTGAGACCTGTAGGAAAACAGACTTAATTATTTATAGTCCTCACACCTTGACAGCCAGAGGAATACGGATGTAAAATACTGGTGAGTGAGTGCTCACTGCATGGGAGCAATTATCAAAGCTACGATGGATTCTAAAACCAAGATAAGTAACGCAGCGATCGATCTTTTTACCAAAAAGGGAATAAAGGGAACGACTACGAAGGAACTAGCCAGAAGCGCAGGTATTGCCGAAGGAACAATTTACAAGCACTTCAAGAGCAAAAACGACCTTGCCCTCAAGCTCTTCTTAAACTACATGGATTTGTTCAGGAATAGACTCATAGAAGGTGCGAGCAATTACTCCAACCCCCAGGATAAGTTAAAGGCTTTAATCAAAGCCTTTTTTGATTTTGCCAGGGAAGAAGCAAAGGCTTATCACTATATAATGGTAGGTCACCACACAGAATTGAGCAGAGTTCCGAGGGCTAGGTTAAAGCCCAAGGATATTTTTGTTGAATTGATTCGTGAGGGTGTAGAGAAAGGAGAGTTTAGGAAGATAGATGAAAACATCGGGGCGGCGCTCATAACCGGGATGATAACCAGGGCTATATTGTTCCTGGACATCGGAGTTATTAAGAAGGATTATAATCAGGTTGTTTCAGAAGTCATAGAAGCCTCGTTGAGAGTATTAAAAGCATAATACTTTTGTTATTGTAGTGCGTGAGCACTCACATCGATATTTAAGGACTATCTGGGGGCTAAAAGGATAATTAATTTTGGAAACCATCCCGGGGATTTTTTTAAACAGCTAAGGTCGACAGGAAAGGCATGGTGAACGGCTCAATTAAAGAAGAGATGCTAATAGCCGATATTATAGAGCAGTACCCGTCTACAAAAGAGGTGTTTGAAAAATACGGAGTCTGTAGCGGCGGGATTATGCCGAGAGAGACGCTTGGGTTCTTCGCGCGAGCCCATCAAATAGAGCTTCAAATGATCCTAGCCGAACTAAATAATGCCTCCAGACGGCCACATTCAACTAAAAATGAAGCCACCGTTCCCGGAGAAAGCATAGGTGAAGCTCTTTGGAGAAGGTTTTTCAAGTCCGGCATTATACTAGGCTTTATTGGCTGGACTTTTGGAGCGATAAACCTAGCTTATATTGCATTTAACCGTTCATACTTCGAGCTTCCAATCCACGTGATTCTTTCACATGCACATCTACAGATTTTTGGGTGGGTGGGGCTTTTTGTCATGGGCTTTGCCTACCAGGCTTTTCCCAGGTTTAAGTTTGTATCCCTTTGGAATCCGCGTCTGGCAATGCTTTCCTTTTGGATCATGCTCTTGAGCATTCTGATCACCGCATTATCCTGGGCCCTTCTCCCATCTAAGCTATTCTTTGTACTAGGAATTCTCGGGTCTTTTCTTGAGCTTATAGGTATCTCCATTTTCCTTCTGGTTATGGTTAAGACGATGAACCAGGCAATGGGAAAAAGGCAGTTCTGGGAAAAGTACGTATTTACAGCACTTATGCTCTTTTTGATTCAAGCTATTTTCAACCCTCTCTCATTCTACCTGGTAGGAGATGCCTCTCTAAAGGGCAATATGTCACTTCTGATCGGTAGAGTCGCCGGATTTATAGCTCCTTACCAGGACGTTCAGCTATTCGGTTTTATCACAATGATGATTTTTGGGGTGAGTCAGAGGTTTATACCCTTTGTCTTTAATATTAAAGAGCCTTCCAAACGTTTGGGGGATTTTTCCTTCTACACCCTCTTTATCTCTATATTCTTAGCCCTGTCCATAAATATTCTCACTCATTCATACGGTCTAAAGTCTCTAAGACCCTTTATTCTTATTCCTTATACCGGGCTCTTGGTATCATCTGTCGGAGTGATTATCAATGCCGGAGTCCTTGGAAGGGCAAAGGCCCCTACCCGGGAGCTTAAATTCATAAGAGCTGCCTACGTCTGGCTCGTCATCTCGATTTTACTCCTTCTTATTCTTCCATTTTATAGTCAATTCATTCTGGGCGCGTTTTCGCATAATTACTTTGGGGCGTACAGGCATGCCCTTACCGTTGGCTTTATAAGCCTGATGATCATGGGTGTGGCGGCTAAGGTTACTCCAATAATGTCGGGCATAGAACCGAGGAACGCTCTTTTAATTCCTTTCATACTGGTTAATGTAGGAAATGTCGTAAGGGTGGCGTCACAGATTCTTAGTGATTTTCAAGGGGTGATGAGCAATTCTTTAGCCGCTTGGAATGGTTTTTTTCTAGCATCAAGCGGGTTTATTCAGGTGATAGGGTTCTCTTTATGGGCTTACGATATCTGGGGAACGGCAAACGAAGGGATAAGGCTTCAGAAGGAAAGGAGTTTGCCTACAGGGCGCCCGGACAGGGTTGAAAAGTTTATGAAGGTCGGAGAAGTACTCAACTACTATCCTCAACTCGAAGAAGTATTCCTCAAATTTGGTTTTAAGGACATTACAAATCCGGTACTTCGGAGAACGGTGGCCAGAACCATAACACTGGAGATGGCATGCAGGATGCACTCGGTAAATATAGACGAATTCCTGCACCAGCTAAACAGCCGCATCAAGGGATAACCATGATTTTAAAGTGACGAGCGGTATATGAGCAAAGCCAAAGGATTAGGATTATCTGTTATGAGTTTAGCTTCGATGATTGCCCTAGTTGGAACATTCCTTTCCGGGATTGCGGTTTATCTTGGGCTATTTCCTGAAGACTTTCACATTGGGATAGGGATCTTTTCCGTCTCTCTCTCCGTAATCTCTCATGTTCTAAACGCCTCAGTATCTCCGATGAACTTTATCGCGGTACTGTTTCTAATAGGTGCTCTTTGGACCGGTCTTATGAACATAGAAGGAAAGAGCGGAGGAACCAACTTACACATAATAGTCGGCCCGCTGGCCGTGGCTTTATCGGTCTTGGCCAGCATACTCAACATACAGTTTTATATGAAGGCAAAGCGAAAATCCTGATAGAAGGAACATCAAATGATTAAAATCAAAAGAGCATATGATAAAGCCAGAAAAGATGATGGGACACGGGTATTGGTGGATAGGTTGTGGCCGAGGGGTCTTAAAAAAGAGGAGATTAAGATTGACCTGTGGTTAAAGGAGATCGCTCCAAGCAACGAACTTAGAAAATGGTTTTCTCATGACCCTCAAAGATGGAAAGAGTTTTGCAAGAGGTATAAGGAAGAACTCAAAAGAGATGAAAAGAGGGACGCTATTAAAAAACTCGTTGAAATAGCCGAGAGGGAAAATCTCATTTTAGTCTACGGTGCCAAAGATGAAGAACATAATAACGCCGTTGTGGTTAAAGAATTCATAGAAGACCTGCTCTCAAAGTAGAAACAGCTAGAGGAATTAAGACCCCATGCAGTTTTCTCATAACCTGATTGTTCTGATCCATGTTCTAGCGGCTATCCTCTGGCTCGGTGGAATGTTCTTTATAGGGCTGGTCATGGTTCCAGTACTGAGGGACATGGAACCTCCTCAAAAACGCATCGAGGTACTTTCCAGTGCCGCTAAAAGGTTTCGAATATTAAGCTGGATAGCTATACCGGTCTTATTGATAACCGGGGTTCTAAACACCGTGAACCGCGGAGTAACACTTGAGACGATCTCAAATGGCTCTCTTTTTCTATCCCATTTTGGGAAGATACTAACTATAAAGGTAGCGATTGTCCTGATTATGCTGATCTTAGGGGCAATCCATGATTTTCTCCTTGGTCCCAGATTGACTAAGATTATGACCGGAACTGATCTCTCGATTTACGATCCCGAGAAGATAGAAAGCTATAGAAGATATGTATCATGGCTTGCCCGGTTTAACGCCTTATTCGGAATATCAGTAGTCGCTTTGGCCGTAATGCTCAGTTAAGACTGAAACCTTTTTAAACGGAGGAAAAGATGGATAAAGGCTATACCTATATTGCCGATTTGAATAAAGAACTTTCCGAAATTCCCAAAGCCGGTATTGTGAGCCGTACCCTTCATAACGACGATCATCTAAAGGCTATACTTTTTGCTTTCGACCAAGGTCAGGAGCTTTCGGAGCATACCGCCTCCATGCCCGCTAATATCCAGATCATCGAGGGGGAGGCACGCATAACGCTAGGTGACGATTTATATAACGCCAGCAAAGGAGCGTGGATACAAATGTCTCCTGGATTGCGACACAGCGTTTACGCTGAGACTACCCTGGTGATGTTGCTTCTGCTTATCAAATCCAAATAACAAAAAGGTCAGTCTATATTGACCAGGGAAGACGGAGGATTCGTCTTGTGATGTCGGTCATTGGAGTCTCTTTCGCTCTTGAGCTTCACGCAGGACTTCCCGCATGGATGTTGTTTATTCTTGATTAAAAAGACGGACATAGTAGCACCGTTTTTGAGCGG encodes the following:
- a CDS encoding nitrite/sulfite reductase gives rise to the protein MSTNESKIWDQLDLNSGTDVSSELNEYEDVIKKLFKGEIHPERFRSYRLLFGTYGVRHQGEGIHMQRIKIPSGFITSEQLRTMADVVEKYAGSGHGHLTTRQDIQLHFVKLEHVPSLLRELAEVGITTREACGNTVRNVTSSSLSGICPNEVFDTLPYALYTTRYFLRHPLTSTLPRKFKIAFSECEDDHAMVKIHDLGGVAQVRKNGKDIYGFKVYVGGGLGAIPFYAKPIADFVPVDEFYPLAEAIIRVFHEYGVEERKNRNKARIKFTVARLGFDKFKELVMREFERLKRLKPVSEELQRYVENFPKPAPLKNGREDGEENAKRLKSPIHKPDTGDDLYQLFLQKYTFKQKQDGYAGVYVKPPIGNLKPDEFRFIADLSELYGAGYVRITPHQKILLPWVGEDFLYDVHTELKSRGFIGGMNEAMREIVSCPGAFSCKLAVTHPYNLAEYIGERVEDLAGIRVNISGCPNSCGQHHVGDIGFYGASSKVGGKLAPHYVVMVGGNPFKQLERYGQVIGKVPAKNAHLFVRAVVDFWKENKTDGEEFYEFVDRVGIDSFRRVLAPFAKADPNDPEIYAEPGIAEDFKMEAETRGECMGSLLDIMAINLFDAIRNIYEAEDDMKEGNWEEVKKKCLDSIPKCARMYIYLDGVELEKEDEVLSEFTSRIVPRDWLCHDWSDVKEKYFTWKDFPVSKLLAEEIYNYTKELVKDCDKAFVRLQPDLKIQACLKSEGEEAHVPGE
- a CDS encoding cbb3-type cytochrome c oxidase subunit I, encoding MFELARRYIKTGFVFFILGLLLGLYMIVNIHILGNWPQRQLITAHVHVLLFGFLLSLIMGVSIWMFPRTTDQKLYNPKLAEAVYWLLTLGTAVRFSGEIASNYIALKVINWLIVLGSISQVLAGFLYIYNIWSRVRPVGKQT
- a CDS encoding TetR/AcrR family transcriptional regulator yields the protein MGAIIKATMDSKTKISNAAIDLFTKKGIKGTTTKELARSAGIAEGTIYKHFKSKNDLALKLFLNYMDLFRNRLIEGASNYSNPQDKLKALIKAFFDFAREEAKAYHYIMVGHHTELSRVPRARLKPKDIFVELIREGVEKGEFRKIDENIGAALITGMITRAILFLDIGVIKKDYNQVVSEVIEASLRVLKA
- a CDS encoding DUF1858 domain-containing protein; the protein is MVNGSIKEEMLIADIIEQYPSTKEVFEKYGVCSGGIMPRETLGFFARAHQIELQMILAELNNASRRPHSTKNEATVPGESIGEALWRRFFKSGIILGFIGWTFGAINLAYIAFNRSYFELPIHVILSHAHLQIFGWVGLFVMGFAYQAFPRFKFVSLWNPRLAMLSFWIMLLSILITALSWALLPSKLFFVLGILGSFLELIGISIFLLVMVKTMNQAMGKRQFWEKYVFTALMLFLIQAIFNPLSFYLVGDASLKGNMSLLIGRVAGFIAPYQDVQLFGFITMMIFGVSQRFIPFVFNIKEPSKRLGDFSFYTLFISIFLALSINILTHSYGLKSLRPFILIPYTGLLVSSVGVIINAGVLGRAKAPTRELKFIRAAYVWLVISILLLLILPFYSQFILGAFSHNYFGAYRHALTVGFISLMIMGVAAKVTPIMSGIEPRNALLIPFILVNVGNVVRVASQILSDFQGVMSNSLAAWNGFFLASSGFIQVIGFSLWAYDIWGTANEGIRLQKERSLPTGRPDRVEKFMKVGEVLNYYPQLEEVFLKFGFKDITNPVLRRTVARTITLEMACRMHSVNIDEFLHQLNSRIKG
- a CDS encoding DUF488 domain-containing protein, which produces MIKIKRAYDKARKDDGTRVLVDRLWPRGLKKEEIKIDLWLKEIAPSNELRKWFSHDPQRWKEFCKRYKEELKRDEKRDAIKKLVEIAERENLILVYGAKDEEHNNAVVVKEFIEDLLSK
- a CDS encoding DUF4149 domain-containing protein, with translation MQFSHNLIVLIHVLAAILWLGGMFFIGLVMVPVLRDMEPPQKRIEVLSSAAKRFRILSWIAIPVLLITGVLNTVNRGVTLETISNGSLFLSHFGKILTIKVAIVLIMLILGAIHDFLLGPRLTKIMTGTDLSIYDPEKIESYRRYVSWLARFNALFGISVVALAVMLS
- a CDS encoding cupin domain-containing protein, yielding MDKGYTYIADLNKELSEIPKAGIVSRTLHNDDHLKAILFAFDQGQELSEHTASMPANIQIIEGEARITLGDDLYNASKGAWIQMSPGLRHSVYAETTLVMLLLLIKSK